A genomic region of Ochotona princeps isolate mOchPri1 chromosome 17, mOchPri1.hap1, whole genome shotgun sequence contains the following coding sequences:
- the LOC101534276 gene encoding keratin-associated protein 2-1-like translates to MTGSCCGSFSSYSCGGGCLQPCCCRDPCCCRPVSCQTTVCRPVSCVPRCTRPICEPCRRPICCDPCGLQQGCCRPISCCPSSCTAVVCRPCCWTSTGCQLLSVQAPCCRPPCCQPAPCRMVCRTSPCDPCCC, encoded by the coding sequence ATGACCGGCTCCTGCTGCGGATCCTTCTCCTCCTACAGCTGCGGAGGAGGCTGCCTGCAGCCCTGTTGCTGCCGCGACCCCTGCTGCTGCCGCCCAGTGTCCTGCCAGACCACAGTGTGCCGCCCAGTCAGCTGTGTGCCCCGCTGCACACGCCCCATCTGTGAGCCCTGCCGCCGCCCCATCTGCTGTGACCCCTGTGGCCTGCAGCAGGGCTGCTGCCGCCCCATCAGCTGCTGCCCATCGTCCTGCACGGCCGTGGTGTGCAggccctgctgctggacctcCACTGGCTGCCAGCTCCTCTCTGTGCAGGCCCCTTGCTGCAGGCCTCCCTGCTGCCAGCCTGCTCCCTGCCGCATGGTCTGCAGGACCTCCCCCTGCGACCCCTGCTGCTGCTAA